A region of the Alligator mississippiensis isolate rAllMis1 chromosome 5, rAllMis1, whole genome shotgun sequence genome:
ttggAGCTATGATGCAAGCACTCTACATAAACTACTCAAAAAAATGCCATAaataagcatatatatatataattttttgaaATACAGTTAAAAATGTTACAGTAGGTGTTTCATTTTTAGGATATAATTTGgtttttgtcttgaatttgttaaAGTGATTTCTTCTAAAAGATTTTAGATGTGTGGCTCTTGACAGCtgaccaaaactcgttaagtggccctccagtcaaaatagcTGCTCACCCCTGGACTAGAGGCAGAGTTCTAGCTCAATAATGgattttttctccccctgcctcAAACCAATTGGgctactgtctctctctctctctctctctctctctctctctctctctcacacacacacacacacacacatgctgagaGTTCAACCCTTGTCACTTATGGCTGAAGCTAGTGCTGAGGATAAAAGAAAAGCCTCCTCTGGACAACCCCCCATCCTTCTCTCCCCAGTTTCTGAGACTGCTGCTACCAGACAGAATCCCCTGCTGTGGCACCTCGGAGTTCAGGGGAGATCCTGGCTCTGAGCATCCACCTCTCAGAACTGGGCCCCTCACCTATGACATTGATCCAAACAGTGTCACTGGGATCTGACCAGGAGTCTGGTTTCAGTTGGACAGGAACCAGCAATGGTAGCTCCCTCCATCTTCCCAGCTGGCATGGTGGATGGTAAAATTCCACCCATCAAGATGAGATGACAGGTCTAAGATTTCACTTCTGTCTTTATACAGATAGAACTGCACATACTGACACTCACACTGGTTGGTGACACATCCCCTAAGGGGGATCACCCCTCTTGAGCTCATGGAGATGGAGGGTTTGGTTAACAGGGAATCTGCATCACAGAGAAACAAGGATTCAATCAGGGAGATGCAGATTCTGCTCCATGGGACTGCAAACTTGCTCTTTAGTGCagccccagtggcacagagaggGAAGAACAGACAGAGGCTTGGGAGTACAAGGGACCTGGGCCCCAAGTCATACTCATAATCTTAGCTCCGCAGGGGTCAATTCAAAAGGTTGCTTTGGGGTCTGAGGTACAGTTCTCTCAGGCTCCATTCCAGGCTGAGGAAAGATTCACAGGGTCTGTTCTATTTTGGGGTCCAGGACTCCAACCCCCTTTACTCTTGTCAGTACTTAACACCAATGTGCCCACTGCAATCAGCTCACAATAGTCACATCCCATGGCCTGGAAAGGAGATGGCTTAGTAATGACAAGATCCCAGGTCCCACAGCTGTCACTTTCCCCTTGGGTTTAAGTGGATCCTGTCCTAACCAGGAGTGGAGGGGGACCTACCAGCTCCCCTCCATATGATCAGTGATGTCAGAGCCCAACACTGCCCAGAACAGCCCCCAACAATGTGGGGCTCAAATCACTGTCTCCACAGATGTAGGTACATGCCCTGGTCTCAGATCCACCCTGTGGGAATACACCCTCCTCTTATATCCCTCCATAGCAGAATGCCTTGGTCCTCATACCCAGCCACGGACACACACTCTGGCTGTCTCCAGTACTGgcaaagaaagaggagagagagcaaACACCATGATGACAGCAAGGGGGTTGCCTCTCAGTGCTGCTACTCACTGAGCCTGATGTCCCTGCAGGCGCTGAAGAAAGAACTGAgcgttggcagcaggggcagctgtagGAAGGTGATGATCGCAGTTCATTTCCTCAATATGAGAAAAAAATAGTCCTCAACTATCTTTGATAGTCTGGTGTGGTCAGAGCTAACACAGACCCCCTGTGTAGCCAGCGATCCACATCGTCTTATTCAGAAGCCTCCAGTGCTCACATCTGTGAGTTTAAGGGGGAGAAACTTGTCACCTGAGCCCACCTAGCTGAGAATCCCTGCCTACTTGGGCCATCTGATCAGCCCAGGGGAGGCATTAGTCCACAAAAAGCACTGAACCAAGTGATGTTCTGCCATGGAGTCAGCAGGgatattccttcctgaccctagctctGCCAGGCTTCCACTTTGCAGTGTGAAGGTCAGGGGGGCTTGGGACAGAGTAGTCTCTGGCAGGTACCTTGCAGGTAACAAGAACTACGTAAATAATATGGGGCTGCAGATTCTGCATGTTGTAGTGCCTCCAGGAGGGAGAAATGAAGAGCCACAGACTGAGAGGAATAGGGAGTGTCTCCAGAGCCAACTCCCTTCCACCTGCTGTCATTTCTAACCATCTTTTCACCTGATGCCCTGTCACCTAACCAGGTCCTCCCTACTTATGGGGGAAGGATgggatcatagaatcagaaaagtaggcctgtgtgagacCTGAAGAGGTCATCTAAACCAATCCCCTATGCCAGTGGTTCCCAAGACCTGACAggttgcacaccaccaatttagaGTGATGGAACTTGAAATACCTCCAGAAAAAtgttgtcatataaagtaattataataaatctgttaatgcatactactgacaggttgtctatgtaccactggtggtactccttccacagattgggaactgctgccctatGCCATCATTTAAAAGGTGTTTCTGAAATGCCTTTTAagaaacaggggtgggggggagcagagacttgcatggcaggGGTAGCTGCACTTCAGCTCCTATCATCTCCCCACACCAGGGTGGGCAGCCCAcaaccagggagcagcagcaggggatgtTTTTAAGTCCCTCAAGATGGAAAGAATCTTTTCtccactctcccttcccctctatgctcagTGGCAGGTTCCCTCCCATCCTCTCTCAATCCTTCCCTCCACTGCCAGCAACTGCtcctgcagcactgcagctggcctgcacatgcacccaggatctgctggagacagcagcagcaagaacagGAGGAGTAGTAGGGGGGTTCCCTTCCTGGTGCCTGCTCCTGGACTGACAGGGAATGGGAGGGGGTGAGAAGGAGACTGGGCAGAGAGGAAGGACCCACCTACtggtgctgcttgctgctgtcccTGTCTGAGCCTGGTACCCCACAGAGCATGACTGGGAGGGCAGGAGCTCCCTGGGCACCTGTTTGCaatccagccactgctgcttaACCCCCTGCCCATTGCTCCCATACCCGATACAAGTGCCAGGGATGAGGCCCCTGTCAAAGATGGCCAATGCATTTCTTTTGCCGGGAAAACAATTCTGCTCCCACAATTCCATCACATGATGGTGCCAATGGGAGATACAGACCCCTGCTTTAATTAATCTCCTTCAAGCTAACCCTAGACCCCTAGACTACCCTGGCCTCAGATTCATCCCTCACTGTCTTTGCCCCCCAGACTCTCCACTCTTTGCCCGATCTGTGCCCGCTCAAGTGCCCATTCTCTTCAACccaacccatgctggttgctctgGGGGCACTGATCTATCCCTCAGAGTGCTCAAGAAGCAGGAATTTATTCACACCACAATAGAGGCAGAGGCCTTCCCCATTGCTagcacctgccctggctgtgggggcagaggcCACCATTTAGCTGTGTGCTTGTTTCCCTTGAGAACGATGGGGGAGAGTGGCCGTATCTACTGGGGGCATCTATTGAGGAAGGTGGTTAAGGGAAGGAAAGGCAAAGTGGGGATGTGAATGACCATTGTCAAGATGAGAATTGCTGGGGAGTGTCCAGGGTTCCCTGGTAACATAGGCTGGGgacagcatggggaaggggagagggggcaggagagcAGATGAGCCAGGTGAAGATGGtatgaggaggagaggagagacatGACAGAGCCAGGGCAAGAGGGAAACAATGGATTGGGGCTggtaaagaaagagaagagaaacaggaagaaaagCCGGGGGCATGTGGAGATGTGGGCTGTATGGTGATCTCTGACAACTCTTGAGGCAACAGTAGTAGAGTGAGAAAGAGCCAAAATCTTTTACTGACAGTCATGGAAAATGGCTTTAACTCACACCACCACCCATTATAAGGGACTGTCACTAAATTATAATCTGTTACTTCCATAGCactgctggctgggtggggaatggAAGAGGGAACTtgtgtgccctgcccctggttcctATGGGGGTGGTGAGCTATTTTTGTCCCCTTTCTTCCTGCTTTTGCCTTCAGCTTTGTTGTGGCCCTTTACCTACATCCTGTAGGCAGAGAAGctcagcagctcagctctgccctgggcccttgAGTTGCTCCCCAGGAgacaggggggcagtgggagatggggctCTTTCCCTTCAGGAGGTGTTGGCTCTGATCTGAACCCTTCCCCTGGGCTCTAACGGAACACTAGCTCCCAGTTCAGACCCAGAGGTATAACCCAGTAGtcctggctgccagccccagctacaACCCACTAGaccccatccttcccccagagaaggggacacaTGGGCAAGTGCTGGGGTACGTGACAGAGCACCAGATgcaaaaaaagtcagaaatgacaGCAAATGGGAGCTGGCTATGGAGAAGCTCCCTAGTGCTCTGGATCTGTGACTCTACATTTCTCCCTCTTGCAGGGACTACAATCTGCAAAACCTGAAGCCCCATATCATTCATGTTGTTCTTGTTGCCACCAGAGACTGCTATTTCGTgagcgtgcatgcatgtgtgcacgcacaggGAGACCAGGGACACAGGCAAAGGATGATTAGCCCAACTGGTATGAGGTGGGAGGAGAGAAAATCAGTGCCTGAGCAGGCACTAGAATTCAGCCTCTAGCCccagggtgggcagttatttcagcttgagggccacttaatgaggtttggtgagctgctgagcGCCACACACATAAAATCTTCCAAAAGATATAATGTTAACAAATTAgagataaaaacaaatcatatactaaaaatcaaacatctactgtaacatatcttaatttaatttcaaaaaaatGTTGCCCTGTTTcatgttttttgagtagtgtatatagaggcgatTGCATCATAGCTCACAATAAAGTCTTACTCCTATAtattgtgtgtggtgtgtgtatttggggtgggggtgctgtgcACATTGTTGCGGGGGTGCTGTTTGCATCCTAGATTCTGGGacctggcaaggggtggggggagggtggggcagaagacatgtgcagcagagctccccaggtggtgcaggtacaatccagcccctctcccccttccccccagcagctAACTGAATAGTGCTTGttgggggctgagccctgcctatTCCCTCCTGGGATAGCCTGTGTCATGTCCTGTCCTAACCCACTGGCCCTAGCCAGTGCACagagcttcccagcagggctgctcctggtgtaGCTGCAACTGCCAAggtgctgctcacctcctccaaCCTTCAGCATCTCCTCCTCCGCTGCACCACTGTGGGCAAAGGGAGAAGCTTCAGTTGGGTGGCCCCAGCATGAAGGGCTGAAGCTTCAGCTCTAGGTCCTGGCTGCTTTCCACCCTCTCCACAGACCTCCAAGTAGCCACCTGCAGATGGCCAagtgggtagaaggcagctggagcaatgcaagaagggcaggaggagaagccactggaggcaggggatgctgaacagggaaatctgagtttttcctttgtttttttcatgggaaatggaaaacccagatccctgcatatAACCCAAGAGCAGAGGCGGCCCTAGGAAACAGCCCTCTGGGAATGATCCCCTACTTTGCAGTTCCCCTGGGGACAAGAGACTCCCTTGTTCCCTCCAACCAGAATCTGCAGGAGCTGTGGCTCTTCCCCCTAGAGGTGTACCTTCCTGTGACTCACACACTTTTCCCTGGACAAATGTCAACTCTACAAGGCCTCAGGTctcagggcagagcctggctcaaACACCCTGGTGCAAACGGGAAGGATACTCACCAGTCACCACAATCTCCACAGGGTTGCTGGGATATGACAAGACATATAGTTCTCCctgggggcggtagctgcagcTGTAGCTCCCTCTGTGCTCCCTGGTCACGCTGGGGATGAAGAACTCAGCCACTTTCCCCATAGTTTTCATAGGCTGCAGcatctgctgagctccagccttgtgcaggaagaacttcaggTCCTGGTGCTGACACCGACACACACAGCGGATGGTGACATTTTGGCCTGGAGCAATGGGTTCACTGTTGCTGAGAGAGATTTTGGGTCTGGGGTAGCtgagatctgtgtgtggggggagaggcactGAGACATGGATCTACACAGTCACCCAGTCCTAACCtcacctgccaggaagagccaaagGGCAAAGACAGGGCCCTCTGGGAAAAGACTCTCCCCAAGATTGCAGAACTTCCCTGGGAGCCCAAAACTTGGTCCTGGGAACAGGGCGCAGAGACCAAACCACTGCCCAGCATTTCTATCCATCTTCACCAGCACATGGGTGGTCTCTGCCTCCTTTATTGCCCTGTACAGGGAACGACTCACTGACCTGGGGGCTCTTTCTGGCACTCAGcgcagcaaaccccagctgcatGGACACTGAAATATCATCCTCCCAGGTCCCTCCTACAACGGGGAACAGGCATGGGGGGATGAGCTGCCCTTTGCCTCCCAGGGACAACGACTGCCTGTTCACTGTGTGTTTATGTAGCACCTTGTATGGTGAGGCCCTGAGCCTGCTCATAGCTGTTACAAAAGAAGTTACGATGCCAAGGCAGCATTCACACAGTCTccaccaactgcagatacttcagTTCAGGAAGGTGACCCAAGATGCCCCTACATTGAGGCCCCTGGAGTTAAAGTGCACTTCTGAAAGCTGGGATTCACTTTCCTCTCCCAGGCAGCCTCCGATGGAGCCAGGAACTGCAGCATGATCTCCTGGATCCTACCCAGCTCCTCATATCACAGATCCATTCTTCTGCTTCCTACAGCCTCATTCACCACCCCCCTGGGCACAGACTGAGGCAAGTGGGATGTGATCACGGTTCCTGAATGTGCTTGCACAAAGGGGCAGATCAAAGGCTGAACAGTTGTGCTGAACCTCCAGCACACACTGCTCCCTGGTACATGGTAACCCTCCCAGTGTCTCAGTCCCTGCTCCCTGACTGGGTGTCCCCATCCTGGGCCCCAGGGCAGAGCTTGGCTTGAAACATCCCGCCCATCACCAGCACCCTCTGGGGGTCTGGCTGTGAGTGAGGCTGGGAGCAAGATGCTGAATTGTGCTGCTCACCTCTCACCACCAGCTCCACAGGGTCGCTGGACTCAGACACAGTGAACGGGTCAGATTTGCTGTGGTAGTAGCAGCTGTAGCTCCCGCTGTGCTCAGTGCTCACACTGGGGATGACAAACTGAGCCTGAAACCCGATGGCGTCCTGGGGTGGGAAACTGCTTCCCACTTTGTTCAGAACAAACTTCATCCATAGGTGTGTACCCCGGCACCGGATGGTCACAGTTCCCCCTGGGGTCATTGCtgtgctggggcacagggagatgCTGGGTTTTGGGTGGCTGGGCTCTGCAGCGAGAAGGAAATCAGCTGTGAGACACCGACCCAGTGCTCAGTCCCCACTTGTCTGACCAGCCCCTGCCCAGtcctggcagcccctgggcaCAACCCCCTGGGTGCTTCCCTGAGGGGCTACAGCAGGGGGGCAAAATACGGCCACGGGTCCAATCCAGGCTCCCAAGTAGATAGATCCGGCCCGTGGCTGCCCCCGGGGCGCTCAGCATGGGGCTGAGTGAGACCCACCCGCTCCCGCCGGGGCGGCCCGCGCCGCGCTCCCGCCAgcgccagccccggccccggccccggccccggccccgcgcagcTTCCAGCGGGGCTGTTCCCGGTGCGGCgtctggttttctaataaaatgtttaaaaaaaaaaatgttcccggTGCGGCTGCAGCCGGCGGATGCTGCTccgctccctgcagcccttgCCGACGGGATGAAGCCAGCCCCTGCCCGCCCTCCCGCAGGGCAGCGCCCGCCGGGAACAGGCTCGCTGGAAGCTGCGCACGGGCCTGGGCTGGCTGCGTGCTGCTGCGCTCCCCTCGGCCCCGGCGACAACGCGAGCCCGGCCGACCGCAGCCCCGCTGGGAACGGCCGAGCCCGGTGCGGTgggagcaggacactggctgccccGGCCGGGGTCGGCCCCACGTGCGGCGCTGCTGGGGCGCCCCGACCGGGCGAGCTCTGCCGCACGCGCCCCTCTCCCCGGCTGGCGCCCAGGCAGCGCCTCCACCCCCCGTGGCCCCGGGCAGGGAGGGCAGACCCCTGTCCCGTCCGGACACGGGCGGTTCCAGTTACACTTTGGCTCTTGGGGGTCGGCGGCGAGAAGCCGCGGGGCAGCGCGGGCtgcgggcagctgcagcaaacggCGCCGGGCCGCGACGGGTGGACTGGCCGTTTTCCCCCGAGGTAAATAGTAATTTCTGCTCGGCTGCCGGGAGCTCTGGTCTCTTGGGGGTGGTCAACCCCCCACCCATAATCCGAACCCCGCCCACAGGGAATTTTGGCCAGTTGTTGGGGGGCCGCCCTGGCCCCCGACAGCTCATCAAAGCTCCCGATGTGCATTGTATAAGTCTCTGGTGCCCAGGGAGTACAATACGGAGATCAAATTGCAGGACTCCTGTTCTCCACtcacagctctgggcaggacGGGGCTGGTTGGTttgagcaccaggccaggagtcaggacacctgggttgtgtTCAGATTTCCACCTAGGCTTGTGGGCAGGGTTGTGCAGCTCTGCCCTATAGTACATACATGTGCTATGATATAACAGGACACACATCATCTCCTCACTCTGTAACCAACGTATAGCTGGACACAGTCTTCTTGCCCTGTAACTCCCACCTGGGAAGACCCCTACCCCTAGGGTATAGGTGGGAATtgtggagcaggcagagccctggtTAAGTAACATCCTTTTCCAGGCCCTCAGGACTTAGGGTAGAGCCACGCTCCCAGCATCAGCCTTCAGCATGGAAACCTGCGGAGGGTCTGGTGGGGGTGAGACAGAGACATGGGGGCCCCTCACCTCTCACCACCAGCTCCACAGGGTCACTGAGATACGACCAGCTGTTCCTATCCACTATGGGGTGATAGTTGCAGGTGTAGCTTCCTCCATCTTCCCAGCTCACCTTGGTGATGGGAAATTCAGACACGTTCCCCCCAGgcacctcctgctgcagctggtctgtgtgtccagttttgtacAGATAGAACTTCATGCCTGGGTACAAACCCTCACAGCGGATAGTGATATTCCACCCAAGTGCCACCACCCAGCTGGGGATCACAGAGATGGGGGGCTTGGGGTACTCTAATTTGAAAGAGAGACAACAATTAGTTGGGCAGACATGAGCCCAActctcctgctccagccctcTGTCTGTATCTGCCTCCCTCAGACTCCAGCCCTTGCCCTCCCTGAGCTGTGTCTGATCAGCGGCTGTTTTGGTTCAGCTCAGGTCCTGGCTGCTGCACAAGTAGCCTTGTTGCTTGACTCTGCAGGCACAGCCAAGCCAGCAGAGAAGGCTTGAGCTGAGAagaccctgctgctctgggtttgGGATAAATGGAGTCAACTCCATGGTGGGTGACCTCCAATCACTGCACTACAGGGTGTACTCAACTATGATTTATAGTGCAAAAGCACCTGTTAGTCCCGGCCCAACCCTGGCCATGCCAGCTATGGTACAAGACCAGCACAACTCCAGAATATTGTTGGACTACATCAGAGGTGCCCAGAGCACAGGAAAGGGCCCTCTCAGCCCTAGTACAGACTGGGATATTCAGGTCCCCACTCCCATGCCTGCTTGGCAAGAGACATAGACAAGTGAGAGCAGGAATCTCTGCTGCTTTTCAAGCTGTGAACCAGGCCCTGCTTCAATGACTCCATTTCTCccatgggtgcaggggggagggaggcaggagatgtGGCCTGAGCTCTGGGGAGAAATTCTTGTGTGATGTAGGGTGAGGAATGGGTGTTACTcacctccccatgccctgctctgagGAGCCAGCCAGCAACCTGGGAAGCAAACAGCTCATCAGTGACTAGATCCCAGCAAACGAAGCACTTGCCCCTGTATGTTGTTTCCCAATTTGGGATCCCCAAACTAGTTTAACTGAGAGGGAAGAGGCTCCAGGACTCACACCCAAAGGAACTGCTGTCTTCCAGTTCCCACCTTCCCTCAGATATTGGTCTCAGGGATTCATGCCCTGCATGGGCACATGAAAATGGTACTAAATCTTCAgacccttccttcctgcccctccctagGGCACATGCCCTGGACCCTGCTCCCAACCCATAAACACAGATCCTGGTCTCTGACCATGGATACATGCCCTCATCTCAAATTTGCGCATGGGCACAGGCCCTGGTGTCATGTCACTCTCTGTCCCACAGGCACATAGCCTGGATGTCTCTGGAACTCACCCAGGAGGAGGACTGTGAGAGCAGGCGCCAGGCTGAATGCACTGAGCAGTCCCCCAGTGCTACTACCAACGCCCTGATCCCCTGTGTCATGGAAAGTGATGTTCCAGTGAGCCCAAAGAAGGAAGTGAGCTGGGGCAGTGGCCAGAGGAAGCCAGCAGTGCTCTCAGCCCATTTCTTCCTCATCACGCCTTATTCTCCACACACTCCATTGTGGTCAGAGCAGATCCAGATCTCTGCAACCACCAGCCAACCACATCTGCTTTTGCAGATAGACATGGCCCCTCCCCTTCACCAATACGGGCAGCAATAGTGAGCTTCTACCAGCCCCACACCTAGGCTGCCAATACAGAGATCACCTGTCCTGGGCAAATTTCAGCACTTCCTAAAAGGAGCCGTAGATACCACAATATTGTCCCATGGCCCCACTTCACCCAGAATAACTGTCTACCTGGCACATCACATGCTTAAAGGTGGCCTCAGCCTCCGATAATGCACCACAATGAGCAATGCTGTCCCCAGTCATGGAGGGAGGTTCTTTTCTGACCCCAGCTGGGCTCCGCAACTCCCTGGAGCACAAGGGCTAATGGGCCTGGAACAGGTCCTTCTCCGGTGGTGACACTGCAGAGACTATTATTACCTGGGGCCAGGTGAGAGAGACACAACTGGGAGCATTGTGGATTGCAGTTATGATGTCAGGATAAGTTTAGAAGTTGGCAAATTCCAGCCAGTGATTCAGAGAAAGGGGAAGTCTCCCTTGAGATGGCTCTGGTTCTAGTTTTGTCCAATTATGCAAATTACACAACTGAGATGTCATCAGCTTCCGCAGCAACAATGACATTTCTATTCTCTTGGAGGAAAGAGGGGCCTGAGGGGGACTAAGGCTAGAGATGGAGGGACCAGGAGTCACAGATtcacagagaagcagggttggaagggatgccaaaggtcatctagtctaagagcctgcctgaggcaggatcagccctatccaaaccatccagtTCAAATCTAGAATCTGAACTCCTTGTAAAACTACcctcaaccctaacacaacacaaCACGTGATATCTCCATCCTCCCACAGCGAAATTGGGGAAACcgcagcagccaacatcctgcttctataaatggttgttaatatacactcaagagatctgAGGTAgaggccatagattcatagattcatagatgttagggtcagaagggacctcaatagatcatcgagtccgaccccctgcataagcaggaaagagtgctgggtctagatgaccccagctagctgcctatctaacctcctcttgaagacccccagggtaggggagagcaccacctcccttgggagcccgttccagaccttggccactcgaactgtgaagaagttcttcctaatgtccagtctaaatctgctctctgctagcttgtggccattgtttcttgtaacccccgggggtgccttggtgaataaatactcaccaattcccttctgtgcccccgtgatgaacttataggcagccacaaggtcgcctctcaaccttctcttgcagaggctgaaaaggtccagtttctctagtctctcctcatagggcttggtctgcaggcccttgaccatactagttgcccttctctggaccctctccacgttatccgcatcctttttgaagtgtggcgcccagaattgcacgcagtactccaactgcagtctgaccagcgcccgatagaggggaagtatcacctccttggacctattcgtcatgcatctgctgatgcacgataaagtgctattggcttttctgatggcttcgtcacactgctggctcatgttcatcttggagtccactaggactccaagatccctttccacctctgtgccacccagcaggtcattccgtaggctgtaggtgtgctggacattt
Encoded here:
- the LOC109284360 gene encoding leukocyte immunoglobulin-like receptor subfamily B member 2 isoform X5, translating into MKFYLYKTGHTDQLQQEVPGGNVSEFPITKVSWEDGGSYTCNYHPIVDRNSWSYLSDPVELVVREPSHPKPSISLCPSTAMTPGGTVTIRCRGTHLWMKFVLNKVGSSFPPQDAIGFQAQFVIPSVSTEHSGSYSCYYHSKSDPFTVSESSDPVELVVRDLSYPRPKISLSNSEPIAPGQNVTIRCVCRCQHQDLKFFLHKAGAQQMLQPMKTMGKVAEFFIPSVTREHRGSYSCSYRPQGELYVLSYPSNPVEIVVTEPKVQWNQVTSFVIAVVCSILLLLLVAFLCYRRLLGGKGWAPIWNRDMRAPEDPEPVYSSVTEGNQAETLPQDELHASADGITYTELNHECLNRKRGNPAPTPTEPILYSMLKVTQGSYSDSSSPPTHF